A window of Shewanella mesophila contains these coding sequences:
- the pyrC gene encoding dihydroorotase: MTTITITRPDDWHVHLRDGDVLADTVRDTGRYMGRAIIMPNLVPPATNLDSAMAYYDRIKAVTTTNFEPLMVLYLTDNTTAEDIRTAKASGKVVAAKLYPAGATTNSDSGVTDVKNIYPVLEAMQEVGMLFLVHGEVTDSSIDIFDREAIFIENTLKQVVEDFPKLKIVLEHITTQDAVDFVMNAPDNVAATITAHHLLYNRNHMLAGGIRPHFYCLPILKRNTHQQALLAAAASGSKKFFLGTDSAPHAKDRKEAACGCAGSYTAHAAIELYAEAFESVNALDKLEAFASFNGPDFYGLSRNSDTITLVKRSWEVPATYPLGDTGVVPIRAGETIEWQVES; this comes from the coding sequence ATGACCACAATAACCATTACTCGTCCCGACGATTGGCATGTTCACCTACGCGATGGCGATGTGCTTGCCGATACCGTCAGAGATACTGGCCGCTATATGGGGCGCGCCATCATCATGCCAAATCTCGTGCCACCCGCCACCAACCTTGATAGCGCCATGGCCTACTATGACCGCATCAAAGCGGTAACGACGACTAACTTTGAGCCTTTGATGGTGCTCTACCTGACAGATAACACCACGGCCGAAGATATTCGTACCGCTAAAGCTTCAGGCAAAGTGGTCGCCGCTAAGTTGTATCCAGCAGGCGCCACTACCAACTCAGATTCTGGCGTAACCGATGTGAAAAACATCTACCCAGTGCTTGAGGCGATGCAAGAGGTAGGCATGCTATTTTTGGTTCACGGTGAAGTCACCGACTCCTCTATCGATATCTTCGACAGAGAAGCGATCTTCATCGAGAACACCTTAAAGCAAGTGGTTGAAGACTTTCCAAAGCTTAAAATAGTGCTTGAACATATCACCACTCAAGATGCGGTCGACTTTGTGATGAACGCGCCAGACAATGTGGCGGCAACCATCACTGCCCATCACCTGCTCTATAACCGTAACCACATGTTAGCCGGCGGTATTCGTCCCCATTTTTACTGCTTGCCTATCTTAAAGCGCAACACCCATCAGCAGGCGCTGCTCGCTGCGGCGGCCAGTGGCAGTAAGAAATTCTTCCTCGGTACAGATTCAGCCCCTCACGCTAAAGATCGTAAAGAAGCAGCTTGTGGCTGCGCGGGTTCTTATACCGCTCACGCGGCTATCGAGCTCTATGCCGAAGCCTTTGAATCGGTCAATGCATTAGACAAACTAGAGGCCTTTGCTAGCTTTAACGGCCCAGATTTTTATGGCCTATCGCGTAACAGCGACACCATTACCTTAGTGAAACGCAGCTGGGAGGTGCCAGCAACTTATCCACTGGGTGACACTGGTGTGGTACCTATTCGCGCTGGCGAAACCATCGAGTGGCAAGTCGAGAGCTAA
- a CDS encoding sensor histidine kinase: protein MFSTLCAIGLVIGLFWWLAPMAITDLGWPLISGALLLSVIISLLVSRYLTRDLARSLSALEVGLLNFKDNDFSVHIPLQGGGQLRALASLFNESAEVLRRERQYIYQRELLLDKVIQSSPNVMLLLDDQQRVIYANDAARHLFNQGIRIEGLKLTELLKGLSEELAIALNNPKGGLFTLACETEDSEDETWHLSRGRFLLNGQYHHLILLKQMTRELNRQEVAVWKKVIRIISHELNNSVAPIASMVKSGRKITAPLEDPKLKLIFDTIEDRTSHLSQFIFNYARFAKLPLPKKSRVDWARLTEQLAQHYGFTLEGELPPESGYFDVIQIEQVLLNLLKNAHESGSTVDEISLRITTSVLSDGVSGVIIEVKDAGTGMSPEVLTQALLPFYSTKHSGTGLGLALCREIIEAHDGRISLHNRADAGLMVKLWLPNDERD from the coding sequence ATGTTTTCAACTTTATGCGCCATAGGGCTAGTTATTGGACTTTTTTGGTGGTTAGCCCCAATGGCGATAACCGATTTAGGCTGGCCGCTTATTAGTGGTGCACTCTTGCTTAGCGTGATTATCTCACTGCTGGTGAGTCGTTATCTTACTCGCGATCTCGCCCGCAGTTTAAGCGCTTTAGAAGTCGGTTTACTTAATTTTAAAGATAACGACTTTAGCGTGCATATTCCCCTGCAAGGTGGTGGTCAGCTACGGGCGTTAGCGAGCCTGTTTAATGAGTCTGCAGAGGTGCTACGGCGAGAGCGTCAGTATATCTATCAGCGTGAATTGCTGCTCGATAAGGTGATTCAAAGTTCGCCCAATGTGATGCTACTGCTCGATGATCAACAGCGGGTTATCTATGCCAATGATGCCGCGCGGCACTTGTTTAATCAGGGCATTCGAATCGAAGGACTGAAACTAACTGAATTACTTAAAGGGTTAAGTGAAGAGTTGGCGATAGCGCTTAACAACCCTAAGGGCGGCTTGTTTACCTTGGCCTGTGAGACTGAAGATAGTGAGGACGAAACCTGGCACCTGTCTCGGGGACGTTTCCTGCTTAATGGCCAGTATCATCACCTTATTTTACTCAAGCAGATGACGCGTGAACTTAATCGTCAAGAGGTGGCTGTGTGGAAAAAGGTGATTCGAATCATCAGCCATGAACTGAATAATTCGGTGGCGCCCATAGCTTCTATGGTAAAATCGGGGCGCAAGATCACCGCGCCTTTAGAAGATCCTAAACTCAAGCTCATCTTCGACACCATTGAAGATAGAACCAGCCATTTGAGTCAATTTATCTTTAATTACGCCCGTTTCGCCAAGTTGCCTTTACCTAAAAAGAGTCGAGTCGATTGGGCGCGCTTGACCGAGCAGTTAGCGCAACATTATGGTTTCACCCTCGAAGGTGAATTGCCGCCAGAATCAGGTTATTTCGATGTTATTCAAATCGAGCAAGTGTTACTCAATTTACTTAAGAATGCCCATGAGTCGGGATCGACTGTGGATGAGATATCGCTGCGGATTACCACCAGTGTCTTGAGTGATGGAGTTTCTGGGGTGATCATCGAGGTGAAAGATGCTGGAACCGGTATGTCGCCTGAGGTATTGACTCAAGCTCTACTGCCTTTCTACTCGACTAAACATTCGGGAACGGGCCTAGGTTTGGCATTGTGCCGGGAAATAATCGAAGCACATGATGGACGGATAAGCTTGCATAATCGCGCGGATGCGGGATTGATGGTTAAGCTCTGGTTGCCGAATGATGAGAGGGATTGA
- a CDS encoding sigma-54-dependent transcriptional regulator: MDTILIVDDNQAVCSALALMLELHGFNTHTCLSPDAALACIAENEFALVIQDMNFTQDTTSGEEGKRLFFELRAQQPQLPIILLTAWTQLELAVELVKQGAADYMGKPWDDDKLLNSVNNLISLHTLSKQNTQLARSEHQRMTAIKDADLCGIVFGSGAMQRCIDLALQIAKSDVSVLITGPNGAGKDKLADIIHANSPLKHKPFIKVNVGALPMELLEAELFGAEAGAFTGANKARIGRFEAADGGTLFLDEIGNLPLSGQVKLLRVLQTGEFERLGSHQTRKVKVRVLSATNADLAEDIATGRFREDLFYRLNVIELALPPLCQRQDDILPLVGHFIGPDFSLSKSTQQALVNHPWPGNVRELENACKRAVILAPSTELTIADFGLLSIPTSRDTSSADKPMPYSHHVNAQTLSHVPAQNNRGAVAKIDAKIEPDKYEIETALAEHNGVIARVAKSLGLSRQALYRRMDKFGIDK, encoded by the coding sequence ATGGATACCATTCTCATCGTCGATGACAATCAAGCTGTGTGCAGTGCACTGGCATTGATGTTAGAACTACATGGATTTAACACTCATACTTGCCTCTCGCCAGATGCGGCCTTAGCCTGCATTGCAGAAAATGAGTTTGCGTTAGTAATTCAAGATATGAACTTTACCCAAGACACCACATCCGGTGAAGAGGGGAAGCGTTTGTTCTTTGAATTACGAGCGCAGCAGCCACAATTGCCGATTATCTTATTAACCGCTTGGACACAGCTTGAATTAGCGGTAGAGCTGGTTAAACAGGGCGCTGCCGATTATATGGGTAAGCCTTGGGATGACGATAAGTTGCTCAATAGCGTGAATAACCTGATTTCGCTGCACACACTCTCTAAACAAAATACTCAGCTAGCGCGCAGTGAGCATCAGCGGATGACGGCGATTAAAGATGCCGACTTATGCGGCATTGTTTTTGGCAGTGGTGCAATGCAGCGCTGTATCGACTTAGCGCTGCAAATTGCTAAATCAGATGTATCGGTACTCATTACTGGGCCTAATGGCGCGGGCAAAGATAAATTGGCCGACATTATTCATGCTAATTCTCCACTCAAGCATAAACCTTTTATTAAGGTGAATGTGGGGGCTCTGCCGATGGAACTGCTTGAAGCTGAATTGTTTGGTGCGGAGGCGGGGGCGTTTACGGGGGCGAATAAGGCCCGTATCGGTCGCTTCGAGGCGGCTGACGGCGGCACACTGTTTTTAGATGAAATAGGTAATTTACCCCTCTCTGGGCAGGTCAAGTTACTGAGAGTGTTACAAACGGGTGAGTTTGAGCGGCTAGGAAGCCATCAGACTCGCAAGGTTAAGGTGAGAGTACTTAGCGCGACCAACGCCGATCTGGCTGAGGATATTGCCACCGGGCGATTTAGAGAAGATCTCTTCTATCGCCTGAATGTGATTGAGCTTGCTTTGCCGCCACTGTGTCAACGCCAAGACGATATTCTTCCTCTAGTAGGGCATTTTATTGGTCCTGATTTTTCATTGTCTAAGTCGACCCAACAAGCCTTAGTTAATCATCCTTGGCCGGGGAATGTTCGCGAGTTAGAAAATGCCTGTAAACGGGCAGTGATTTTAGCCCCAAGCACCGAGCTGACCATTGCCGATTTCGGCTTGTTAAGTATACCTACAAGTCGTGATACCTCATCTGCGGATAAGCCGATGCCATATAGCCATCACGTTAACGCGCAAACTCTCTCTCATGTTCCTGCCCAGAACAATAGGGGGGCGGTGGCAAAAATCGATGCCAAAATAGAACCTGACAAGTATGAAATTGAAACTGCCCTTGCCGAGCATAACGGTGTTATAGCACGGGTCGCTAAGTCTCTGGGATTAAGTCGCCAAGCGTTATACCGGCGCATGGACAAGTTTGGTATCGATAAGTGA
- a CDS encoding ABC transporter permease — MFNIKPVFSSLLRSKSGPILLLMQIILSVAIVANASFIIHERLTMMQRDSGIAEEEILTFTVYNFDPQIDQKLQNKVDQRILRSLPNVMAATSTNMLPLSGSGWSSTLNLGPDPETAKSTPQLAMYLGTEHTLETLGLKLVEGRNFYADEISDDVNSSNKLLLITKALADEVWPNDTAVGKTLWAGEDEQVTVIGVVEKMQGAWVDSSDLEYSIIQNVDYSGNSYMVRAASEHHGVLQKQILDALMKENPNRVIDDFQSIAEVKNNSYRDHELMVTVLSMMVVLLLLITSLGLTGMVMFNIQRRTKQIGTRRALGATKGDILSLFLTENYIICILGGVVGGVLAILLGQQLMQHYDLPQLNLIYPVMTVVGMLLVTTVAVVLPARKAANISPAMATRSV, encoded by the coding sequence ATGTTTAATATTAAGCCAGTTTTTAGCAGCTTACTGCGTAGTAAGAGCGGTCCGATACTCTTATTAATGCAGATTATTTTGTCCGTTGCCATCGTCGCCAATGCCAGCTTTATTATCCATGAACGACTGACCATGATGCAGCGAGACTCGGGAATAGCCGAAGAAGAGATATTGACCTTTACTGTCTATAACTTTGACCCCCAAATAGACCAGAAATTGCAAAATAAAGTCGATCAGCGGATCCTACGCAGTCTGCCTAATGTGATGGCCGCGACGTCGACTAACATGCTACCGCTCAGTGGCAGTGGTTGGTCTAGTACCTTGAATCTTGGGCCCGATCCAGAAACCGCCAAGTCAACGCCTCAGCTTGCCATGTATCTGGGAACCGAGCACACGTTAGAAACTCTAGGGCTCAAGTTAGTCGAGGGGCGTAATTTTTATGCCGATGAAATCAGTGATGATGTCAACAGTTCAAATAAGTTGTTGCTGATCACTAAAGCATTAGCGGATGAGGTTTGGCCCAACGACACTGCTGTAGGGAAGACATTGTGGGCTGGAGAAGATGAGCAGGTGACAGTTATTGGTGTCGTTGAAAAGATGCAGGGCGCCTGGGTTGACAGTAGCGATCTTGAGTACAGCATTATTCAAAATGTTGACTATAGCGGCAACTCATACATGGTACGTGCCGCTAGCGAACATCATGGGGTGTTGCAGAAGCAGATACTCGATGCCTTGATGAAAGAGAATCCTAATCGAGTGATCGATGATTTCCAATCTATTGCAGAAGTGAAGAACAACTCTTATCGAGATCATGAGTTGATGGTGACGGTATTGTCTATGATGGTGGTGTTATTGCTACTGATCACCAGCTTAGGACTGACTGGTATGGTGATGTTTAATATTCAGCGCCGCACAAAACAGATAGGTACACGCCGGGCATTAGGGGCGACTAAGGGCGATATATTGAGCCTGTTCTTAACCGAAAACTACATTATCTGTATTCTTGGCGGTGTGGTTGGTGGCGTGTTGGCTATATTACTTGGACAACAACTGATGCAGCATTACGATCTACCACAGCTTAACCTTATCTATCCAGTGATGACAGTGGTTGGCATGTTGTTGGTCACGACGGTAGCCGTGGTATTGCCCGCGCGTAAGGCGGCTAATATCTCTCCGGCGATGGCGACGCGTAGCGTGTAA
- a CDS encoding ABC transporter permease, translated as MFLYYVDLAWRSIKKTPILSLLMVLAISVGIGITITTLNVYSMMAFNPAGDRAERLNTVQLWSQGPDSWDDFHSLVTYQDAMNLRKGKQASEQAAMFRSGMAVQIDDPEVLPSLNGVRVTDSGFFNLFEVPFIYGNSWGKSVDEQAAFQAVIGKKLNQKLFGGDNSVGKTIYLNRKPYQVVGVIDDWNPQPKYYDPTSGAFSKAEQIYIPFSLAASEEFSIWGNMSGWKYERLNGYQERLASEKVWLEFWVDLPTAEDRQSYKRYLSQYVEQQKELGRFTDGKLAAESAQLSNVDAWLERNHVVPEDNKILLGLSALFLSVCLVNILGLMLTKFLKRAPEVGVRRAIGASRGQIFSQYMVEVGVIGLFGGLIGLAWAWGALYGLSARFGVAEGLTHLSLSMWLITPAIAVGTAMLAGLYPAWVVCRTKPSVYLKSQ; from the coding sequence ATGTTTTTATATTACGTGGATCTTGCGTGGCGCAGCATTAAAAAGACGCCGATACTGTCCCTGCTGATGGTGCTTGCTATCTCGGTCGGCATTGGGATCACCATTACCACTTTGAACGTTTACAGCATGATGGCTTTTAATCCCGCAGGGGACCGCGCTGAGCGCCTTAATACCGTGCAGTTGTGGAGCCAGGGGCCGGATTCTTGGGATGATTTCCATTCGTTGGTGACCTATCAGGATGCGATGAACCTACGTAAGGGGAAACAGGCTAGCGAGCAGGCCGCCATGTTCCGTAGTGGTATGGCGGTACAGATAGATGATCCTGAAGTCTTACCTTCGTTAAACGGGGTACGAGTCACCGATAGTGGCTTTTTCAACCTGTTTGAGGTGCCGTTTATCTATGGAAATAGTTGGGGCAAGTCAGTTGATGAACAAGCTGCTTTTCAGGCTGTAATAGGTAAGAAGCTTAATCAGAAGCTGTTTGGCGGTGATAACAGTGTCGGCAAGACGATTTACCTTAACCGGAAACCTTACCAGGTGGTGGGGGTCATCGATGATTGGAACCCACAGCCAAAGTATTACGATCCCACCAGCGGTGCTTTCTCTAAGGCGGAGCAGATCTATATCCCCTTCTCGTTGGCTGCCAGCGAAGAGTTTTCTATTTGGGGAAATATGTCAGGCTGGAAGTACGAACGGCTGAACGGTTATCAAGAGCGGCTGGCATCTGAGAAGGTTTGGTTAGAGTTTTGGGTTGATCTGCCTACGGCCGAAGACCGTCAGTCCTATAAGCGTTATTTAAGCCAATATGTGGAGCAGCAAAAAGAGTTGGGCCGCTTTACTGACGGTAAGCTTGCAGCTGAGTCGGCGCAGTTGTCTAACGTTGATGCATGGCTGGAGCGCAATCATGTCGTGCCAGAAGATAATAAGATTCTACTTGGTTTGAGTGCACTCTTTTTAAGCGTCTGTTTGGTTAATATTTTGGGCTTGATGCTCACCAAGTTTCTCAAGCGTGCTCCCGAGGTGGGGGTTAGGCGGGCTATTGGTGCCAGTCGCGGTCAGATCTTCTCTCAGTACATGGTTGAAGTGGGCGTGATAGGTCTGTTTGGCGGTTTAATCGGTCTGGCATGGGCGTGGGGAGCTCTCTATGGCTTATCTGCACGTTTTGGCGTGGCGGAGGGTTTAACCCATTTGTCGCTGAGCATGTGGCTTATCACGCCAGCCATTGCTGTTGGGACCGCAATGTTAGCGGGGCTCTATCCTGCGTGGGTGGTGTGCAGAACCAAACCAAGTGTTTATTTGAAAAGCCAGTAA
- a CDS encoding ABC transporter ATP-binding protein, which produces MLTMKNISKVFKTDLVETHALRDFNLEVQEGEFVAVTGPSGSGKTTFLNIAGLLEGFTHGEYHLDDVNISNLSDNKAAGIRNEKIGFIFQGFNLIPDLNLAENVEVPLRYRGFSAKERQRRVKQALEQVGLGARMKHLPSQLSGGQQQRVAIARALAGEPRFLLADEPTGNLDSLMARQVMELLEEINKAGTTIIMVTHDPELARRAQRNIQIVDGQVCDFTLYQGGQPHLVESAEQVAS; this is translated from the coding sequence ATGTTAACGATGAAAAATATCAGCAAGGTGTTTAAAACGGATTTAGTTGAAACCCATGCGTTACGGGATTTCAACCTAGAGGTACAAGAGGGCGAGTTTGTTGCCGTCACTGGGCCTTCGGGTTCGGGTAAGACGACTTTTCTCAATATCGCTGGCCTGCTAGAAGGTTTTACTCATGGCGAATATCATCTGGACGATGTCAATATATCTAATTTGAGTGATAACAAGGCCGCGGGGATCCGCAATGAGAAAATAGGTTTTATCTTTCAGGGTTTTAACCTAATCCCCGATCTTAACTTAGCCGAAAATGTAGAAGTACCGCTGCGCTATCGCGGCTTTAGCGCTAAGGAGCGTCAGCGACGGGTTAAACAGGCGCTCGAGCAAGTTGGCTTGGGCGCCCGGATGAAGCATCTACCGTCACAACTTTCCGGTGGTCAGCAGCAGCGTGTGGCGATTGCCCGAGCGCTTGCTGGCGAACCAAGATTTCTCCTCGCCGACGAGCCAACAGGTAACTTGGACAGCCTGATGGCTCGTCAGGTGATGGAGCTTTTAGAAGAGATCAACAAGGCGGGCACCACCATTATTATGGTGACCCATGATCCTGAGCTGGCACGCCGCGCTCAGCGCAATATTCAGATCGTCGATGGTCAAGTGTGTGATTTTACTCTTTATCAAGGTGGTCAACCCCATCTGGTTGAGAGTGCCGAGCAAGTGGCGAGCTAA
- a CDS encoding efflux RND transporter periplasmic adaptor subunit, translating into MIKDTSGQDKQVAPSLGRRLQWPVSLGAGVLLVSGLVWASVSGSSVSESIDRSELRFATLERGTLVRDIAATGKIVAANAPVLYSPEKGTVSLIAHPGDKVEEGQVVATIESHSLTNSLKQQEALLEGMVSSLERAKLDARRDQLKAIQTLDMAKVDLDAADRESRRGDQLIESDLISKIDYEKNKDELHKARLLFAHAQQEADLMKDTLSFELKNKASEVDRQALVVAELKRQVMALNITAPVGGIIGNWLTEQKARIDQSQPILTVVDLSAFEAELAVPESYADELGLGMDVELNFGGELVMGKLSSISPEVRNREVTTRVRFAQDAALHLRQNQRLSARVLLENRPDVLMVKRGPFVNSGGGRLVYVVKGDLAERTKIQLGARSMSHIEVISGGEAGEQWVISTTDAFKNAQQVLMR; encoded by the coding sequence ATGATTAAAGATACTAGCGGACAAGATAAACAAGTCGCTCCAAGCTTAGGACGCCGTTTGCAATGGCCTGTAAGCCTTGGCGCTGGGGTGCTTTTGGTTTCCGGATTAGTGTGGGCGAGCGTCAGTGGCAGTAGCGTGAGTGAGTCTATCGATCGTAGCGAGCTGCGTTTTGCCACCTTGGAGCGTGGTACCTTAGTTCGAGATATCGCTGCGACGGGTAAGATAGTTGCGGCCAACGCGCCAGTTCTTTATAGCCCAGAGAAGGGGACGGTCAGCCTTATTGCCCATCCAGGTGACAAAGTGGAAGAGGGGCAGGTGGTGGCCACCATAGAGAGTCATAGCCTGACCAATAGCCTCAAACAGCAAGAAGCATTGTTGGAAGGGATGGTGAGTTCGCTAGAAAGAGCCAAGCTAGATGCTCGCCGCGATCAACTTAAGGCGATTCAGACGTTAGATATGGCTAAGGTGGATCTCGACGCTGCTGATAGAGAGAGCCGTCGTGGCGATCAACTTATCGAAAGCGATCTGATCTCCAAGATTGATTACGAAAAGAATAAGGATGAGCTACATAAGGCTAGATTGCTCTTTGCCCACGCCCAGCAAGAAGCCGACCTGATGAAAGATACCCTTAGTTTCGAGTTGAAAAACAAGGCATCAGAGGTGGATCGCCAAGCGCTGGTCGTCGCTGAGCTGAAACGACAAGTCATGGCGTTGAATATCACGGCGCCAGTGGGCGGCATCATAGGTAACTGGTTGACTGAGCAGAAGGCCCGTATTGACCAGAGCCAACCCATACTCACAGTGGTGGATCTCAGTGCCTTCGAGGCCGAGCTGGCAGTCCCCGAATCTTATGCCGATGAGCTGGGACTAGGCATGGATGTTGAGCTTAACTTCGGTGGCGAGCTCGTGATGGGTAAGCTCTCGTCTATCTCGCCTGAGGTGCGTAATCGTGAGGTGACTACCCGAGTGCGCTTCGCGCAAGATGCGGCTCTACACCTACGTCAGAATCAGCGTCTTTCGGCCCGAGTGTTACTGGAAAATCGTCCCGATGTACTCATGGTTAAGCGCGGCCCCTTTGTTAACAGTGGCGGTGGTCGTTTGGTCTACGTAGTCAAGGGAGATCTGGCTGAGCGAACCAAGATTCAGCTGGGGGCACGTAGTATGAGCCATATCGAAGTTATCTCTGGTGGTGAAGCCGGTGAACAGTGGGTTATCTCAACCACAGATGCCTTTAAGAATGCCCAACAAGTGTTGATGCGCTAA
- a CDS encoding DUF1761 domain-containing protein: MFEQRSFKLFAINAGYHTIGFTIMGAILGGWHEL; encoded by the coding sequence CTGTTTGAGCAAAGGTCTTTTAAACTATTCGCAATAAATGCTGGTTATCACACAATTGGGTTCACAATAATGGGGGCTATTTTAGGTGGCTGGCACGAATTATGA